In Janthinobacterium sp. 67, a genomic segment contains:
- a CDS encoding ABC transporter ATP-binding protein — translation MPNLVEIRDLHFAYGERSILSGLQMDFPRGKVVAVMGGSGSGKTTVLRLIGGQLRPSSGSVNVDGQIVHTLETDELYQLRRKMGMLFQHGALFTDLTAFENVAFPLREHTDLNEELIRTLVLMKLHAVGLRNAAQLKPAEISGGMGRRVALARAIALDPELIMYDEPFAGLDPISMGVTANLIRNLNDALGSTSILVSHDVKECFAIADYVYFLSSGKIVAHGTPAEMAVSTHPYVKQFVNAEADGPVPFHYPGKSLADDLGLQAGGGR, via the coding sequence GTGCCAAATCTTGTTGAGATCCGTGATTTACACTTTGCCTATGGAGAACGTTCGATTTTATCGGGCCTTCAAATGGATTTCCCACGTGGAAAAGTTGTGGCCGTCATGGGTGGCTCCGGCAGTGGCAAGACGACCGTACTGCGCCTGATCGGCGGGCAGCTGCGTCCCAGTTCCGGCTCCGTGAACGTGGACGGCCAGATCGTCCATACGCTCGAGACCGACGAGTTATACCAGCTGCGCCGCAAGATGGGCATGCTGTTCCAGCACGGCGCGCTGTTTACGGATTTGACGGCCTTCGAAAACGTGGCCTTCCCCCTGCGCGAACACACGGACTTGAATGAAGAGCTGATCCGTACCCTGGTGCTGATGAAGCTGCACGCCGTGGGACTGCGCAATGCGGCGCAATTGAAGCCGGCCGAGATCTCGGGCGGCATGGGCCGCCGCGTCGCGCTGGCGCGCGCCATCGCGCTCGATCCCGAACTGATCATGTACGACGAGCCGTTCGCCGGCCTGGACCCGATTTCCATGGGCGTGACGGCCAATTTGATCCGCAATTTGAACGATGCGCTGGGCTCCACGTCTATCCTGGTATCGCACGATGTGAAGGAGTGTTTCGCCATCGCTGATTACGTCTATTTTCTGTCATCGGGCAAGATCGTGGCGCACGGCACGCCGGCCGAGATGGCCGTGTCGACGCATCCCTACGTCAAGCAGTTCGTCAATGCCGAGGCCGATGGGCCCGTGCCCTTCCATTATCCGGGCAAGTCTCTGGCCGACGACCTGGGTCTGCAGGCGGGGGGCGGCCGATGA
- the mlaD gene encoding outer membrane lipid asymmetry maintenance protein MlaD, whose translation MQRKSLDVWVGLFVLLGVAALMFLALKAGNMSSLSFSKTYTISAKFDNIGGLKPQAPVKGAGVVVGRVAEIRFDDKTYQALVKLDIEDGYKFPKDSSAKILTAGLLGEQYIGLEAGGDLANLAEGDKIARTQSATVLEDLINQFIYSKAAEGKDSK comes from the coding sequence ATGCAACGTAAATCTTTGGATGTCTGGGTCGGCTTGTTCGTCTTGCTGGGTGTGGCGGCATTGATGTTTCTGGCGCTCAAGGCCGGCAATATGAGCTCGCTGTCTTTCAGCAAGACGTATACCATTAGTGCCAAGTTCGACAATATTGGCGGCCTCAAGCCGCAGGCGCCCGTCAAGGGCGCGGGCGTGGTGGTGGGGCGCGTGGCGGAGATCCGATTTGACGACAAGACCTACCAGGCGCTGGTGAAACTGGACATCGAAGATGGCTACAAATTTCCGAAAGACAGCTCGGCCAAGATTTTGACGGCCGGTTTGCTGGGTGAGCAATATATCGGTCTGGAAGCAGGCGGCGATCTGGCGAACCTGGCAGAGGGCGACAAGATCGCCCGTACTCAATCGGCCACAGTGCTGGAAGACCTGATCAATCAGTTCATCTACAGCAAGGCAGCGGAAGGAAAGGACAGCAAATGA
- a CDS encoding MlaC/ttg2D family ABC transporter substrate-binding protein: MKLMKQLLAMATIAFATAAQAAPAVEAPDVLVKRISQDVIDTAKNDKAIQAGDIKRVTELVESKILPYVDFQRMTALAAGRYWRDATPDQQKQLAAEFRTLLIYTYSGALSQIKNETVEFKPLRADPADTEVEVRSQVNVARGEPVPLNYRVAKTPAGWKIYDINVLGAWLVETYKSSFASEISKGGIDGLIKTLQAKNKALASRPAAKAK, from the coding sequence ATGAAATTGATGAAACAACTGCTGGCGATGGCCACCATCGCTTTTGCCACCGCCGCCCAGGCCGCTCCCGCCGTGGAAGCGCCGGACGTCCTGGTCAAACGCATCAGCCAGGACGTGATCGACACGGCCAAGAACGACAAGGCCATCCAGGCTGGCGATATCAAGCGCGTCACTGAATTGGTGGAAAGCAAAATCTTGCCGTACGTGGATTTCCAGCGCATGACGGCCCTGGCCGCCGGCCGCTACTGGCGTGACGCCACGCCGGACCAGCAAAAGCAGCTGGCTGCGGAATTTCGCACCTTGCTGATCTACACGTATTCGGGCGCCCTGTCACAGATCAAGAATGAAACCGTGGAATTCAAGCCGCTGCGCGCCGACCCGGCCGACACGGAAGTGGAAGTGCGCTCGCAGGTGAACGTGGCGCGCGGCGAACCCGTGCCCCTGAACTACCGCGTGGCGAAAACCCCAGCTGGCTGGAAGATCTATGACATCAACGTGCTGGGCGCGTGGCTGGTGGAAACGTACAAAAGCAGCTTTGCTAGCGAGATCAGCAAGGGCGGCATCGATGGCCTGATCAAGACCTTGCAGGCAAAAAACAAGGCCCTGGCCAGCCGTCCCGCTGCCAAAGCCAAATAA
- a CDS encoding glutamate synthase subunit beta gives MGKITGFMEFKRQDEHYLEPAARLKNYKEFVLHLSDAQATVQGARCMDCGIPFCTTGCPVNNIIPDWNDLVYRGNYREALDVLHSTNNFPEFTGRICPAPCESACTLGIHEDPVGIKSIEHKIIDMGWEHGWVTPQPAGFSTGKKVAIVGSGPAGLAAAQQLARAGHAVTVFEKSDRVGGLLRYGIPDFKMEKSHIDLRVKQMEAEGVVFRTSVLVGKDFPAHVNNWAKETIFPEDLEKEFDAVIMAGGAEQPRDLPVPGRELKGVHFAMDFLPLQNKVNAGDKLKDQIKATGKHVVVIGGGDTGSDCVGTSNRHGAASVAQFELMPQPPEQENKPLVWPYWPTKLRTSSSHEEGCERDWAVATKRFEGKGGKVEKLIACRVEWKDGKMSEVPNSEFEMKADLVFLAMGFVSPVQQVLEAFGVDTDARGNVKATTDGAGCYQTSVAKVFAAGDMRRGQSLVVWAIREGRQCARAVDEFLMGASLLPR, from the coding sequence GTGGGTAAAATTACCGGCTTCATGGAATTCAAGCGCCAGGACGAACACTATCTGGAGCCTGCCGCGCGCCTGAAGAACTACAAGGAATTCGTGCTGCACCTGTCGGATGCGCAAGCGACCGTGCAGGGCGCGCGCTGCATGGATTGCGGCATTCCCTTCTGCACCACGGGCTGCCCCGTGAACAACATCATTCCTGACTGGAATGACCTCGTGTACCGCGGTAACTACCGCGAAGCGCTCGACGTCTTGCATTCGACAAATAACTTCCCGGAATTTACGGGCCGCATCTGCCCGGCGCCGTGCGAGTCGGCCTGCACCCTGGGCATCCATGAAGACCCGGTCGGCATCAAGTCGATCGAGCATAAAATCATCGACATGGGCTGGGAGCACGGCTGGGTCACGCCGCAGCCGGCGGGTTTCAGTACGGGCAAGAAAGTAGCCATCGTCGGTTCCGGCCCCGCCGGCCTGGCGGCGGCGCAGCAGCTGGCGCGCGCCGGCCATGCCGTCACCGTGTTTGAAAAGAGCGACCGGGTCGGTGGCTTGTTGCGTTACGGCATCCCCGACTTCAAGATGGAAAAGTCGCACATCGACCTGCGCGTCAAACAGATGGAAGCCGAAGGCGTCGTGTTCCGCACCAGCGTGCTGGTCGGCAAGGATTTCCCTGCCCATGTGAATAACTGGGCCAAGGAAACCATTTTCCCGGAAGACCTGGAAAAAGAATTTGACGCCGTCATCATGGCCGGCGGCGCCGAGCAGCCGCGCGACTTGCCCGTGCCGGGCCGCGAGCTGAAAGGCGTGCACTTCGCCATGGATTTCCTGCCGCTGCAAAACAAGGTCAACGCGGGCGACAAGCTCAAGGACCAGATCAAGGCCACGGGCAAGCACGTGGTGGTGATCGGCGGCGGCGACACGGGTTCCGACTGCGTGGGCACCTCGAACCGCCATGGCGCCGCCTCGGTGGCCCAGTTCGAACTGATGCCGCAGCCGCCGGAACAGGAAAACAAGCCGCTTGTCTGGCCGTACTGGCCGACCAAGCTGCGCACCTCGTCCTCGCACGAGGAAGGCTGCGAGCGCGACTGGGCCGTGGCCACCAAGCGTTTCGAAGGCAAGGGCGGCAAGGTGGAAAAGCTGATCGCCTGCCGTGTCGAATGGAAAGACGGCAAGATGAGCGAAGTGCCGAACTCGGAATTCGAGATGAAGGCCGATCTGGTCTTCCTGGCCATGGGTTTTGTTTCACCTGTGCAACAAGTGCTGGAAGCGTTCGGCGTCGATACGGATGCGCGCGGCAATGTCAAGGCAACAACGGATGGTGCCGGCTGCTACCAGACGTCGGTGGCCAAGGTGTTTGCGGCAGGCGACATGCGCCGCGGCCAGTCGCTGGTCGTGTGGGCCATCCGCGAAGGGCGCCAGTGCGCGCGCGCCGTCGATGAGTTCCTGATGGGTGCCTCCCTGCTGCCACGTTAA
- a CDS encoding STAS domain-containing protein, translating into MPDSLDTLQSLTSLTVHNATSALEQGLDAIRSGQTKFDLRNVKAVDSAAVSVMLTWQRAAQDAGAVLELKNLPNNLKNLTKLYGVCSLVSSTLTDDDCASAGGLAERSPSDLHHH; encoded by the coding sequence ATGCCCGACTCTCTCGACACCTTGCAGTCCCTGACTTCCCTGACCGTGCACAATGCCACTTCGGCATTGGAGCAGGGTCTGGACGCCATCCGCTCGGGTCAGACGAAGTTTGACTTGCGCAACGTCAAGGCCGTCGATTCGGCCGCCGTTTCCGTCATGCTGACGTGGCAGCGCGCCGCGCAGGATGCCGGCGCCGTGCTGGAGCTGAAAAATCTGCCGAACAACCTGAAAAACCTGACCAAGCTGTATGGCGTCTGCTCGCTCGTGTCGAGCACCTTGACGGACGACGACTGCGCCAGCGCCGGCGGCCTCGCCGAACGCAGCCCGTCCGACCTGCATCATCATTGA
- a CDS encoding ABC transporter permease has product MISTGFRTLVYKETLRFWKVATQTVAAPVLTSMLYLLVFGHVLDGRVEPSPGVSYTAFLIPGLVMMSVLQNAFANSSSSLIQSKITGNLVFVLLTPLSHWEIFSAYVLASVARGLAVGFGVFAITCWFANLSFVAPLWIVIFAFLGAAMLGTMGLIAGIWAEKFDQLAAFQNFLIMPATFLSGVFYSIHSLPAFWQTVSHLNPFFYMIDGFRYGFFGVSDVSPWLSLSIVAGFLVILALASIRLLKSGYRLRH; this is encoded by the coding sequence ATGATTTCGACAGGATTTCGCACCCTCGTCTACAAAGAGACGCTGCGCTTCTGGAAAGTGGCGACGCAAACCGTGGCCGCGCCCGTGCTCACGTCGATGCTGTACCTGCTGGTGTTCGGCCATGTACTCGATGGCCGCGTCGAGCCGAGTCCCGGCGTCAGCTACACGGCCTTTCTGATTCCCGGCCTGGTGATGATGAGCGTGCTGCAAAACGCGTTCGCCAATTCCTCGTCCTCGCTGATCCAGTCCAAGATCACGGGCAACCTGGTGTTCGTGCTGCTGACGCCCCTGTCGCACTGGGAAATCTTCTCGGCGTACGTGCTCGCTTCCGTCGCGCGCGGTCTGGCCGTGGGCTTTGGCGTGTTCGCCATCACGTGCTGGTTCGCTAATTTGTCGTTCGTCGCGCCGCTGTGGATCGTGATCTTCGCGTTTCTCGGCGCCGCCATGCTGGGCACCATGGGCCTGATCGCCGGCATCTGGGCCGAGAAATTCGACCAGCTGGCCGCCTTCCAGAACTTCCTGATCATGCCTGCCACCTTCCTGTCGGGCGTGTTCTACTCGATCCATTCGCTCCCCGCCTTCTGGCAGACGGTATCGCATCTGAACCCCTTCTTCTACATGATCGACGGCTTCCGCTACGGCTTCTTCGGCGTGTCCGACGTCAGCCCGTGGCTCAGTCTTTCCATCGTCGCCGGCTTCCTCGTGATCCTGGCGCTGGCGTCGATCCGCCTGCTGAAAAGCGGTTACAGATTGCGCCACTAA
- a CDS encoding ABC transporter ATP-binding protein, with protein sequence MTAIQITNVEKSYKSLKALGGVSLAIEEGEFFGLLGPNGAGKTTLISIIAGLIRPDAGTVKIHGHDVVKDFRNARRNLGVVPQELVFDPFFTVRETLRLQSGYFGLPNNDKWIDEVMENLDLTGKADTNMRALSGGMKRRVLVAQALVHKPPVIVLDEPTAGVDVELRQTLWKFISRLNREGGHTVVLTTHYLEEAQAMCQRVAMLKTGKVVALDTMSALIRRIAGSQLQLHLKNGSLPDDLRHLVLHAEEQQAPNKFSLRVNEYSEVEKILARLRVAGVEIDEMQLQQADLEDIFLQIMDKGTV encoded by the coding sequence ATGACCGCAATTCAAATTACGAATGTAGAAAAGAGCTATAAATCGCTCAAGGCGCTGGGCGGCGTGTCGCTGGCCATCGAGGAAGGCGAGTTTTTCGGCCTGCTCGGCCCGAATGGCGCCGGCAAGACCACCCTCATTTCCATCATCGCCGGCCTGATCCGCCCTGACGCGGGCACCGTCAAGATCCACGGCCACGACGTGGTCAAGGACTTCCGCAACGCGCGCCGCAACCTGGGCGTGGTGCCGCAGGAACTGGTGTTCGACCCGTTCTTCACCGTGCGCGAAACCCTGCGCCTGCAGTCAGGCTACTTTGGCCTGCCGAACAACGACAAGTGGATCGACGAGGTCATGGAAAACCTCGACCTGACCGGCAAGGCCGACACGAATATGCGCGCGCTGTCCGGCGGCATGAAGCGCCGCGTGCTCGTGGCACAGGCGCTGGTGCACAAGCCACCCGTCATCGTGCTCGATGAGCCGACGGCCGGCGTCGACGTGGAACTGCGCCAGACCTTGTGGAAGTTCATCTCGCGCCTGAACCGCGAAGGCGGCCACACGGTCGTGCTGACCACCCACTACCTGGAAGAGGCGCAAGCCATGTGCCAGCGCGTGGCCATGCTGAAAACCGGCAAGGTGGTGGCGCTCGACACCATGTCGGCCCTGATCCGCCGCATCGCCGGCTCGCAGCTGCAGCTGCACCTCAAAAACGGCAGCCTGCCGGACGACCTGCGGCACCTGGTGCTGCATGCGGAAGAACAGCAGGCGCCGAACAAGTTCAGCCTGCGCGTCAACGAATACAGCGAAGTCGAGAAAATCCTCGCGCGCCTGCGCGTAGCGGGCGTCGAGATCGATGAAATGCAATTGCAACAAGCCGACCTGGAAGATATCTTCTTGCAGATCATGGATAAAGGTACCGTATGA
- the mlaE gene encoding lipid asymmetry maintenance ABC transporter permease subunit MlaE: MIARFLASIGAWLRRSVQDLGFAVRSFFIIIASSGGLWRRPRLVIEQLFFIGNRSLVITAVSGLFVGMVLGLQGYYTLTTYGAEQSLGLLVALSLTRELGPVVTALLFAGRAGTSLTAEIGLMKAGEQLSAMEMMAVNPIQRVLAPRFWAGVIAMPILGAIFTAVGIIGSYLVGVVLIGVDEGSFWSQMQGGVDVWKEVGNGTIKSLVFGIAVTFIALFQGYQAQPTPEDVSGATTRTVVISSLMVWWLDFMMTALMFSK, translated from the coding sequence ATGATCGCGCGTTTCCTGGCGTCGATCGGAGCGTGGTTGCGTCGTTCGGTACAAGACCTCGGCTTTGCCGTGCGTTCGTTTTTCATCATCATCGCCTCGTCGGGCGGCCTGTGGCGCCGTCCGCGCCTGGTGATTGAGCAACTGTTTTTTATCGGTAACCGCTCGCTGGTGATTACGGCCGTTTCCGGCCTGTTCGTCGGCATGGTGCTGGGTTTGCAAGGCTATTACACCTTGACCACGTATGGCGCCGAGCAGTCGCTGGGCTTGCTGGTGGCGCTGTCGTTGACGCGTGAACTGGGCCCCGTCGTGACGGCGCTGCTGTTCGCCGGCCGTGCCGGCACGTCGCTGACGGCGGAAATCGGCCTGATGAAGGCGGGCGAGCAACTGTCGGCCATGGAAATGATGGCCGTCAACCCGATCCAGCGCGTGCTGGCGCCCCGTTTCTGGGCCGGCGTGATCGCCATGCCGATTCTGGGCGCGATCTTCACGGCGGTCGGCATTATCGGCAGCTACCTGGTCGGCGTGGTGCTGATCGGCGTCGATGAAGGCTCGTTCTGGTCGCAGATGCAAGGCGGCGTCGATGTCTGGAAAGAAGTGGGCAATGGCACCATCAAGAGCCTGGTGTTCGGTATCGCGGTGACCTTCATCGCGCTGTTCCAGGGTTACCAGGCACAGCCGACGCCGGAAGATGTGTCCGGCGCTACCACGCGCACGGTGGTGATTTCGTCGTTGATGGTGTGGTGGCTCGATTTCATGATGACGGCTTTGATGTTTAGCAAGTAA
- a CDS encoding MlaA family lipoprotein, translated as MSESTKQSQGSLARIGLALAIAASVSACATGTNPRDPLEGYNRAMFKFNDTVDQVALKPVATAYKTVTPSFVQTGVGNFFGNLADVWSAVNNLLQGKGEAGLQDVVRVSMNSTFGLLGLIDIASQAGIPKHNEDFGQTLGWYGVQPGPYVMLPLLGPSTVRDTVALPLDITGDPWRYKDPVNVRNIGTVTRVVDKRAALLDATNLMEAAALDRYEFIRDGFLQARESKVFDGDTDRRDRKVPKNDTSDYEPEYEAKPQPANDAPAATAAAVVAPADLVTSGSNTVASEARPQE; from the coding sequence ATGAGCGAGTCGACCAAACAATCCCAAGGCAGCCTGGCGCGTATCGGCCTGGCCCTGGCCATCGCCGCCAGCGTGAGCGCTTGCGCCACCGGCACCAATCCGCGCGACCCGCTGGAAGGGTATAACCGCGCCATGTTCAAGTTCAACGATACCGTCGACCAGGTGGCCTTGAAGCCGGTCGCCACGGCCTACAAGACGGTGACGCCATCGTTCGTGCAAACGGGCGTGGGCAACTTCTTCGGCAACCTGGCCGATGTGTGGAGCGCCGTGAACAACTTGCTGCAAGGCAAGGGCGAAGCGGGCTTGCAAGACGTCGTGCGCGTCAGCATGAACTCGACCTTCGGACTTCTTGGCCTGATCGACATCGCTTCGCAGGCCGGCATTCCCAAGCATAACGAAGACTTTGGCCAGACCCTGGGCTGGTATGGCGTCCAGCCCGGTCCGTACGTGATGCTGCCGCTGCTGGGCCCATCGACCGTGCGCGACACGGTGGCCCTGCCGCTCGACATCACGGGCGATCCATGGCGCTACAAGGATCCCGTCAATGTGCGCAATATCGGCACGGTGACGCGCGTGGTCGACAAACGCGCCGCGCTGCTCGACGCGACCAACCTGATGGAAGCGGCCGCGCTGGACCGCTATGAATTCATCCGCGATGGCTTCCTGCAGGCGCGCGAAAGCAAGGTATTCGATGGCGATACGGACCGCCGCGACCGCAAAGTGCCAAAAAACGACACCAGCGATTACGAGCCGGAGTACGAGGCAAAACCGCAGCCGGCCAATGACGCGCCTGCGGCAACGGCCGCCGCCGTGGTGGCGCCGGCGGACCTCGTAACATCTGGTAGCAATACCGTTGCTTCCGAGGCCAGGCCTCAGGAGTAA